Proteins found in one Pseudomonas marvdashtae genomic segment:
- a CDS encoding thiazole synthase: protein MSIVRSDKPFVLAGRTYQSRLLVGTGKYRDMEETRLAIEASGAEIVTVAVRRTNIGQNPGEPNLLDILPPDRYTILPNTAGCFDAIEAVRTCRLARELLDGHNLVKLEVLADQKTLFPNVIETLKAAETLVKEGFDVMVYTSDDPIIARQLAEIGCIAVMPLAGLIGTGLGICNPYNLQIILEEAKIPVLVDAGVGTASDATIAMELGCEAVLMNSAIAHAQQPILMAEAMKHAIVAGRLAYLAGRMPKKLYASASSPLDGLIK, encoded by the coding sequence ATGAGCATCGTTCGTAGCGACAAGCCCTTCGTCCTGGCCGGTCGTACCTACCAGTCGCGTTTGCTGGTAGGCACCGGCAAATACCGCGACATGGAAGAAACCCGCCTGGCCATCGAAGCCTCGGGCGCCGAGATCGTGACCGTCGCCGTGCGCCGGACCAATATCGGCCAGAACCCGGGCGAACCGAACCTGCTGGATATCCTGCCACCGGATCGCTACACCATTTTGCCGAACACTGCCGGTTGCTTCGACGCCATCGAAGCCGTGCGCACCTGCCGCCTGGCCCGTGAGCTGCTCGACGGCCACAACCTGGTGAAGCTGGAAGTGCTGGCGGACCAGAAAACCCTGTTCCCCAACGTGATCGAAACCCTCAAGGCCGCCGAGACCCTGGTCAAGGAAGGTTTCGACGTGATGGTCTACACCAGCGATGACCCGATCATCGCCCGTCAACTGGCGGAAATCGGCTGCATTGCGGTCATGCCACTGGCCGGCTTGATCGGCACCGGCCTGGGGATCTGCAACCCGTACAACCTGCAGATCATCCTGGAAGAAGCCAAGATCCCGGTGTTGGTAGATGCTGGTGTCGGCACCGCGTCCGACGCCACCATCGCCATGGAGCTGGGTTGCGAAGCGGTGTTGATGAACTCCGCCATCGCCCACGCCCAGCAGCCGATCCTGATGGCCGAAGCCATGAAACACGCCATCGTCGCTGGTCGCCTGGCGTACCTCGCCGGCCGTATGCCGAAAAAACTCTACGCCAGCGCGTCCTCGCCGCTGGATGGTCTGATCAAGTAA